From Pseudomonas sp. LS1212, the proteins below share one genomic window:
- a CDS encoding DUF3077 domain-containing protein, with translation MNKIVPDPPSYLLSKTASTAFGSCDAGHDPLFAVREGIDLEDALVHISLLLAGVCDTAQQACEHPAGHERKGLLWANLHSAEAAKGLVDALLDGIENQAVKRATEPAHANL, from the coding sequence ATGAATAAAATCGTTCCCGATCCACCTTCCTACCTTCTCTCAAAAACCGCCTCTACCGCCTTCGGCTCCTGCGACGCCGGCCACGACCCACTGTTCGCCGTGCGTGAAGGTATCGATCTGGAAGATGCCCTGGTGCATATCTCGCTGTTGCTCGCAGGCGTCTGCGACACGGCGCAGCAAGCTTGCGAGCATCCTGCCGGACACGAAAGAAAAGGCCTGCTATGGGCAAACCTGCACTCGGCTGAAGCTGCGAAGGGGCTGGTCGACGCGCTGCTGGATGGGATTGAGAACCAGGCAGTGAAACGAGCCACTGAGCCTGCCCACGCAAACCTTTAA